The following are encoded in a window of Prevotella melaninogenica genomic DNA:
- a CDS encoding HU family DNA-binding protein, producing the protein MVEFEVKSKKQTIGKKKGQTVYYAVPKSNQHMTLDALCDMIMDETSLSRGDVMNTLITLGKMACRSLKMGASIDLGDLGSLRIYFPPKMMDDMKDVTAATLKTPKIIFTPKAKMREAAHAAEVSVDNPARKKEPAKKPEKKENKEENGPVAG; encoded by the coding sequence ATGGTAGAATTCGAAGTAAAATCAAAGAAGCAAACAATCGGGAAGAAGAAGGGGCAGACGGTGTACTATGCCGTGCCCAAGAGTAACCAACACATGACGCTTGATGCGCTTTGCGACATGATTATGGACGAGACATCGCTCTCGCGTGGTGATGTGATGAATACGCTTATCACGCTGGGCAAGATGGCGTGCCGTTCGTTGAAGATGGGTGCCAGTATTGACCTTGGTGACCTAGGTTCGCTTCGCATTTACTTCCCTCCAAAGATGATGGACGACATGAAGGACGTGACAGCTGCCACACTCAAAACTCCTAAGATTATCTTCACCCCTAAAGCTAAAATGCGTGAGGCTGCCCATGCTGCTGAGGTGTCGGTAGATAATCCTGCTAGGAAGAAAGAGCCAGCGAAAAAACCAGAGAAGAAGGAGAATAAAGAAGAGAATGGCCCAGTGGCAGGGTAA